GGATGTCACCCGCGTCGTGCTCACGATCGACGCCGCGTACGGCGACGGCCCCGACCGCGGCCCGGCCGTCGCCGAGGTGGAGCTGTTCGGACGCGGGTGACCGGCGCGCCGGGGACGCTGGGCGGCTGTTTCGCGGGGTGGTGGTGGGGAACCCGGGGCGCGAGGTGATCAGAATGCCTGAACCGGGCAGCAAGAAGTACGACATCCACCGTGCCCACCGCCGCAAGGACGCCGAGAGCCAGGGCGTTCCGGACCAGCATGCCAACGACGAGGCGAACGCCGACCTCCAGCGGGATCCGAAGTGGCGCTCGCGCGGGCCGCGCACGGAGCGCGGGCGGGGGCCCAAGAGCGAACGGCCGGGGACCGATTGAGGCGGGCGACTGGAATCATGGCGAGAACAGGCACGACAAGCACGGGCGAGAAGCGCGAGAAGACCGCGCGGGCACTGCTGGACCGGTGCGGCCGGACCTACGCCGAGCAGGCGGGCATCCGGCTGCGGAACACGCCGGGGCCGCTCTACCAGGTGCTGGTCCTCTCGCACCTGCTCTCCGCCAGGATCAGAGCGGATGTCGCGGTCGCCGCGGCGCGGGCGTTGTTCGACGCCGGGATGCGGGATCCGAAGCGCATGGCCGAGGCCACCTGGCAGCAGCGCGTCGACGCGCTGGGCGTGGGCCACTATCGCCGTTACGACGAACGGACGGCCACCCAGCTGGGACAGGGCGCCGAGCTGGCGCTGCGTGAGTACGGCGGCGATCTGCGCCGGCTGCGCGGCGGGGGGGCGCCGGACCGGCTGCGTGAGTTCCCCGGGATCGGCGCCATGGGCGTGGACATCTTCCTGCGGGAGGCGCAGGCCGTGTGGCCCGAGTACGCGCCCTACATCGACCACAAGGCGCAGGACGGCGCCGAGCGGGTCGGGCTGCCGCGTTCGCCGAAGACGCTGGGCGAGCTGGTCCCCGGGGACGAGGTGCCCCGGCTCACGGCGGGGCTGGTGCGGGTGGCCCTGGACAAGGGACTCGCACGGGACGTGCGGGAGATGGCGGGCCGCTGAGCGGCGACCCCGACGTTTGCCCCGCCGGAACGGGGGGACTCGCCGGGGGCACGACGAGCAATCCGGAGGCGCATCATGGCCGACGCCGAAACGTTCGAGATGGACGCGCTGTGGGCCGAGTTCCACAACGCGGTGAACATGACGTCCCAGGAGCTCGCCGCCTGGCTGCGGACCAGCAGCGCGGGCGAGGAGAGCGAACAGCCGCCCGAGCGGGCGGGCAGCGAGCAGGGTCGCGGTGTGCTGGCGATCCTGCGGAAGCGGCAGATGGACCTCACCGACGCCGACATCGGCCTGATGCACGACGTGGTGGACACGGTGCGCACCGAGCGCACCACCGGTCCGCGCCGCGAGGTGCCCGAGCCGGCCTGGCGCTACCGGCTGATGAGCCTGGGACACGATCCGCTGCGCGCCGAGCCCGACGATCTGGCGTAGGCGCGCGCCCACCGACCCGTCGCCCTGCCCGCGTCCTCCAGGCGGGCGGGGCGACGTGCCGTCCCACGGGGCTCGTCAGCCGTCGACCGGCCGGGCGATCGGCGCCGGCCCGGGCGCCGGGTCAACGGTCGCCGGACGGGCGGCGACGGACTGCCACCACGAGTCGACCGGGAGACCCACGGCCGGCTCGAACGACTCCCCGGGTCTGGGCACCGCGACCGTCACGTTCTCGTTCTTGGCCTGACTGACGGTCCGCTCGGCCGGCTCCTCCCACGGGTGCAGCGCCAGGTTGAACGTGCCCCAGTGGATCGGCAGCATGATCCCGTGCGCGGTGCCCCCGGACACGTCCACGTGCGCCCGCACGCCCTCCTCCGGGGTCATGTGGATATCCGGCCAGTACTCGCTGCTGTAGGCGCCGATCTGGATCATCGTGGCGTCGAACGGCCCGTGCCGCTCACCTATCTCGGCGAAGCCCGGGAAATACCCGGTGTCCCCGCTGTGGTAGATCCGGTGCTCGGGACCGGCGACGGCCCAGGAAGCCCACAGCGTCTGGAAGCGGTCCCGCAGGCCCCGGCCGCAGAAGTGCTGCCCGGGGGTGGCGGTCAGGGTCAGCTCCCCCACCGCGGCCGACTCCCACCAGTCCAGCTCGGCGATCCGCGCGGCGGGCACGCCCCAGCGCTCCAGGTGGGCGCCGACGCCCAGCGGCACGGCGAACACCGCGTCGGTCGCGATCAGCCGACGGATCGTCGGCATGTCGAGGTGGTCGTAGTGGTCGTGCGAGATGACCACGGCGTCCAGCGGGCCCAGCTCGCCGAGCGCGGCCGGGACGGGGTGCAGCCGCCGGGGCCCGGCGAAGGAGAACGGGGAGCAGCGCTCGCTCCACACCGGGTCGAACAGCACCCGGTGCCCGTCGATCTCGGCCAGGACGGTGGCGTGTCCGAGCCAGGTGAGCCGGAGTCCCGATTCCGGCGTGTCGTCCGGATCGACGGCGGCGGGCCGGACCAGGGGCAGCTTGCCCGCCGGCGACCTGCGCAGCCGGTCCGCCCGCCGCATCATGTCCCGGAGCATCGGCAGCATCTCGCGCGGACCGCCCATGTGTACGGGACGGTCGTTCCGGAAGGCTCCGTCGCGGTACTGCGGGGAGCGCTGGACACGGGCCAGGCGGTCGCCCGAGGCACGGGCGCCGAAGGAAGCGGGGCGCAGCCCGGCGAGGGCGGAGACGCGGGCGGGTTTACCGGTGGACGAGGACGGCTCGGTCACATGAACCTCCCAGAATGCGGCTGACGCCACTGTAAGCCATGGGAGTGACCTCCAGTCACTGTGCGCGAGAACGTCCCGTGACCACCCGGGGCCCCGGCGCGGGCGCGCCCGGAGAGGACGCGCGGGCCGCGGGAGCGGCCTGGGGGCCGACCACCGGCCGGGGGCCCGCCGTACCCCGGCGGTCGTGGAGGCGGTCCGCGCCGCCGCGTCGCGGACACCGACCGACATGGTGGACTCCGGACGGTGCCCCGCGCCGCGCGGCACCATCGGCGACGCGGCGGTCCGGACGCCCACGGCGACCCGGCGCGGCAGAAAGAGCTGTGGGAAACGGCGGGCGGCCTGGCCCGACTTCCGGTCAGGCCCCGGGCATGACGGGTTTCGTGTGGCGATGTCCAGGGAACACCGTAAACTCTGTGCGGGAACAGAAGATCGAAGTGTGAACCGTTTGAAATGTTCACGCTGCCAGGCCGGGGTCCGCCACGTCTGCCATTCGGGAATACTGCCTATGCCGAGCCCAGAGGTGCTCAAGCGAGCTTTCGTCACGCGGCGCCGAAAGCGGTCCGCCATGTCGTCGAGGCCGCCGCTGATACGTGAGTTGCTGCTCGTCATCGTGCTGTACACGGGCTACAAGTTGGGCAGGCGCGCGGCCAACGGCCAGTTCTCGGAAGCGTATGAGAACGCGGACCGGATCTGGAGCCTGGAGCGGGCCGTTTACCTGCCCAGCGAGGCATGGGTGCAGGACATGGTGCTGCACAGCGAGTCGCTGATCCGCGCCATCAACGTGTACTACGCGACCGTCCACTTCCCGGCCATGGCGCTGTTCCTCATCTATATGTATTGGCGGCGTCCCGGACACTATGTCTGGTTCCGCTGGGTCCTCACCTGGCTGACCGGTGCCGCGCTGGTGCTGCATCTGCTGATGCCGCTCGCCCCGCCGCGGCTGTTCCGGACCGACGACATGGTGGACACCAGCGCGATCTACGGCCCCGGAGTGTATGACAAGCCGGACCCGGACTCCATGTCCAACCAGTTCGCCGCCATGCCCTCGATGCACGTCGGCTGGGCGGTGCTCATCGCCCTCACCCTGATCGTGGCGACGCGAAGCCGGCTGCGCTGGCTGTGGCTGATCCACCCGCTGATCACCGTACTGGCGGTGGTCGCCACCGGCCACCACTACTGGATGGACGGCATCGTGGCCTGCGCGCTGCTGGCGATCATCCTGGTGGTGCTCCGCCCGCCCCGGATCCCTCGTCCCCCGGTGGAGATCCTGGAGCCGGCCACGAGCCGGCCGCCGAGCCTCCCGGAGCCCGCCGTCACCCAGTCCGCCGTCACGCAGTCCGCCGCCCCGCGTCCCGCCGGGGCCGGGGCCGGGGGGAAGCCGGTGTCCCCGGCGGAGCCCGCACCGGCACCGCCCGCAGTGGATCTGGTGCGCCGGGAGAGCTGAGCCCGCGCAGGAAGGCGAGGATTCCGGCGTAGCCCATCCCGAAGGAGAGCGGCGCGTCCTGGCCCTCGGTGTCGATCATCTCCGGCGCCGCGTCCGGACCGTGGCTGCGCACCAGCAGATGGCGGGCCACCCGCTCCGCCCCCGCGCGGAACCGGTCGTCGCCGCTGCTGTCCGCGAGGTCGAGCAGCGCGCTGCCCACGCCCGAGGCACCACAGCACTGGGACAGGTTCTCCATGCGGGGGACCCACGCGGCGCACGCCGCGCCCGCCGTCCGCGCGGCCCGGTCGAGCTCGGGCTCGCCCAGCACGACGGCCGCGTGCCCCAGCGCCCGCGCGGCGCCCGCCAGTCCCTGACACCACGACGCCGCGATCGGAACGGCCGAGGGCGCCGCCGCCGCGCCGGCCAGCTCGGCCGCCCGCCGGGCGAGCCGCCGGGCCCCGGCGAGGGCGGCCTCCCCCACCTGCGGGTCGGCCGTCCGGGCCGCCAGCCCGGTCAGGAAGTCCACCACTCCCGCTAGCCCGTGGGCGTAGCCGAAGGTCGGATCGACTCCGGCGCCCGGCGGCAGCCCGGAGTCAGCGGCCACCGACAGCCGCGGCCCGTCGCGGGACAGCAGCTGTTCCGCCCGTGCTCCGGCCGCCGCCAGGTGGCCGGGGTCCCCGGTGACGTCGGCGAGCAGCAGGTGCCCGAGCCCCACGCCCGCGACGCCGCTGAAGACGTCGTCGTTCGGCTCCGGCGGCGCGCCCGGCGGCGGCGCCTCGCCGGTACCGAACCCGGCGGCGGCGGCGTGGGCGAGGAAGAGCGCGACGCCGGTGGTCCCCGCGTACAGCCCCTCGGCCGGCCCGATCCGCGCGGTCGCCGCGCGGGCGTGCGCGACCAGCAGGCGCAGCACGGCCGGCACCCCGGGGCGGTCGCGGTGGTGCAGGAGCTCCAGACCGATGCCCGCGCTGCCGGTGTAGAGGCCGCCGTCGACCGAGCCGATGGCGGCCTCGTCGCCGTCCAGGTGATACCTGCCGACGCCGGCCAGCACCAGGTCCAGCACCCGTTCCGTCAGCCGGGCGACGGGCTCGTCCGGCGGGGGCGCGGTGCCCGGCGGCGCCGGCCCGGGCCCGGCGGGCCACCGGCCGGCGGCCAGGTCCCGCAGCGCCGCCTCGGCCGTGGCACGGTCGTCGGCCAGCAGGCCGCCGATCGCCGCCACCGTGCCGGCCCCGGCTCCGGCGGCGCCGAGGCCCTGGAGCATGCGCCGCCGCGCCAGGGCCCGTTCCGCGATCCCGGCGAGGGGAAGCATCCCGGTCGCCGCGTAGCCGAGCGTCATGCCGAACGCGAAACAGTCGTCCGCGCGGTCCGGCGGCTCGTCACGAAGCTGCCCCGGCGGTGCGAACCCCGGGGTGCCGCCCGGCGGATGGAAGCCGGCGAGGGCGGAGAGCCCGAAGTCGACGAGGAACGCCCGCCCGGCCCCCAGCACCACGTTCCGCGGTGTGACGTCCCGCATGACGATCCCCCGGTCGTGCAGCGCCACCAGGGTGCCCGCGATCCGGCGCGCGACACGGCGCAGCTCGCCGACCGGCAGCGCGCCGCCGGTGCGGACCCGGTGCAGAAGGTTCAACGCGCCCACGTCCGTGGTGACGAGGAACTCGTCGGGACCGTGCGCGAAGTGGTCGACGAACGCGGGGACACCCGCGA
Above is a window of Streptomyces sp. NBC_01803 DNA encoding:
- a CDS encoding endonuclease; this encodes MARTGTTSTGEKREKTARALLDRCGRTYAEQAGIRLRNTPGPLYQVLVLSHLLSARIRADVAVAAARALFDAGMRDPKRMAEATWQQRVDALGVGHYRRYDERTATQLGQGAELALREYGGDLRRLRGGGAPDRLREFPGIGAMGVDIFLREAQAVWPEYAPYIDHKAQDGAERVGLPRSPKTLGELVPGDEVPRLTAGLVRVALDKGLARDVREMAGR
- a CDS encoding DUF3140 domain-containing protein: MADAETFEMDALWAEFHNAVNMTSQELAAWLRTSSAGEESEQPPERAGSEQGRGVLAILRKRQMDLTDADIGLMHDVVDTVRTERTTGPRREVPEPAWRYRLMSLGHDPLRAEPDDLA
- a CDS encoding MBL fold metallo-hydrolase, which produces MTEPSSSTGKPARVSALAGLRPASFGARASGDRLARVQRSPQYRDGAFRNDRPVHMGGPREMLPMLRDMMRRADRLRRSPAGKLPLVRPAAVDPDDTPESGLRLTWLGHATVLAEIDGHRVLFDPVWSERCSPFSFAGPRRLHPVPAALGELGPLDAVVISHDHYDHLDMPTIRRLIATDAVFAVPLGVGAHLERWGVPAARIAELDWWESAAVGELTLTATPGQHFCGRGLRDRFQTLWASWAVAGPEHRIYHSGDTGYFPGFAEIGERHGPFDATMIQIGAYSSEYWPDIHMTPEEGVRAHVDVSGGTAHGIMLPIHWGTFNLALHPWEEPAERTVSQAKNENVTVAVPRPGESFEPAVGLPVDSWWQSVAARPATVDPAPGPAPIARPVDG
- a CDS encoding phosphatase PAP2 family protein produces the protein MSSRPPLIRELLLVIVLYTGYKLGRRAANGQFSEAYENADRIWSLERAVYLPSEAWVQDMVLHSESLIRAINVYYATVHFPAMALFLIYMYWRRPGHYVWFRWVLTWLTGAALVLHLLMPLAPPRLFRTDDMVDTSAIYGPGVYDKPDPDSMSNQFAAMPSMHVGWAVLIALTLIVATRSRLRWLWLIHPLITVLAVVATGHHYWMDGIVACALLAIILVVLRPPRIPRPPVEILEPATSRPPSLPEPAVTQSAVTQSAAPRPAGAGAGGKPVSPAEPAPAPPAVDLVRRES
- a CDS encoding class III lanthionine synthetase LanKC N-terminal domain-containing protein; this translates as MPGWDGGDLVRRALAGAPVGARAVSLRTGAAWVTVVPDGVPLAAHGWKLHISSRAVTFPALAAVLLPRLLAERCHFKLARSEAALARLNSGRDTPAAVGKAVTVYPGPARVRDLGLALAALLRGHEGPRVLSDRRIAADAPVYYRYGPFIARWVPGERGGLGIRIPGPDGEWFDAVATLEYRRPSWAADPFGAGPEDAGAEGAGSGGAEGGGAPPLGGRYRPVRGIHQAAQGNVYRAEDTATGRPVIVKQARAYVGEGRRGDARTRLRNERRVLAACRDLAGVPAFVDHFAHGPDEFLVTTDVGALNLLHRVRTGGALPVGELRRVARRIAGTLVALHDRGIVMRDVTPRNVVLGAGRAFLVDFGLSALAGFHPPGGTPGFAPPGQLRDEPPDRADDCFAFGMTLGYAATGMLPLAGIAERALARRRMLQGLGAAGAGAGTVAAIGGLLADDRATAEAALRDLAAGRWPAGPGPAPPGTAPPPDEPVARLTERVLDLVLAGVGRYHLDGDEAAIGSVDGGLYTGSAGIGLELLHHRDRPGVPAVLRLLVAHARAATARIGPAEGLYAGTTGVALFLAHAAAAGFGTGEAPPPGAPPEPNDDVFSGVAGVGLGHLLLADVTGDPGHLAAAGARAEQLLSRDGPRLSVAADSGLPPGAGVDPTFGYAHGLAGVVDFLTGLAARTADPQVGEAALAGARRLARRAAELAGAAAAPSAVPIAASWCQGLAGAARALGHAAVVLGEPELDRAARTAGAACAAWVPRMENLSQCCGASGVGSALLDLADSSGDDRFRAGAERVARHLLVRSHGPDAAPEMIDTEGQDAPLSFGMGYAGILAFLRGLSSPGAPDPLRAVPVRAPPGTPASPRPRPRRDAGRRTA